Proteins found in one Venturia canescens isolate UGA chromosome 6, ASM1945775v1, whole genome shotgun sequence genomic segment:
- the LOC122412538 gene encoding uncharacterized protein: MSKILVILLLAIVASMVHARASNLNLEELREAQAQCIADINSVMKEMYDATVSVLELLDEHNKNYFKKVVKPDVEKLRNYNDKIRNIDVLKLDPMSEEFDDAINECDTLVGEGKDTVTFINNFNALRW, encoded by the exons ATGTCAAAAATCTTAGTGATACTTCTCCTCGCAATCGTGGCCTCC ATGGTCCATGCCCGTGCGTCTAACCTCAACCTGGAAGAGCTGCGAGAAGCACAAGCCCAATGTATCGCTGATATAAATTCTGTAATGAAAGAAATGTATGATGCAACTGTGTCCGTATTAGAACTTCTGGACgaacataataaaaat TATTTTAAAAAAGTGGTAAAACCAGATGTCGAGAAGCTCAGGAATTACAATGACAAAATACGGAATATTGACGTATTGAAACTTGATCCGATGTCAGAGGAATTCGATGACGCAATCAACGAATGTGACACGCTG gTGGGAGAGGGTAAAGATACTGTGACATtcataaacaattttaacgCTCTGAGATGGTAA